A genomic segment from Callithrix jacchus isolate 240 chromosome 8, calJac240_pri, whole genome shotgun sequence encodes:
- the C8H15orf39 gene encoding uncharacterized protein C15orf39 homolog isoform X2, giving the protein MAEKRPLGTLGPVIYGKLPRLETDLVPEHSLPPSDGSQVPCSYKGSYFSCSMGGAPKAESEQLASWTPYPPLYSTGMAGPPLRADNLLTSCLFYHSPAEGAEKMRDSSSAELLPFSPQAHSYPGPPLAVPKPVYRNPLCYGLSTCLGEGAVKRPLDVDWTLVTGPLVPSADPPCSLAPAPSKGQTLDGTFLRGVPAGGSSKDSSGSFSPCQPFLEKYQAIHSTGFLASRYTGPYPRNSKQAVSEGPSNPWTQLAKPLGPPCQDTGPTHYLPPHPPQAPPCPPACHHPEKQGSYSPALPLQPLGGHKGTGYQAGGLGGPYLRQQAAQAPYIPPVALDTYPYPSAPHPAPSPGLKLELPLAPRCPLDFAPQTLGFPYARDDLSLYGASPGLGGTPPSQNNVQALPQPGAFQRACQPSPASQPCSEPVRPAQEVEEKTWLPSCRKEQLQAQLSEHSGPPIVIRDSPVPHTPPALPPCARECQSLPQKDGTRPPSSPPMPVIDNVFSLAPYRDYLDAPEAIAEPDPATDEPDSALATDESQDKGCRGSLPAQEDPSGSKPLRGFLKEDVALDLSMRRPTTEASPVKAPSPVEHAKLTAAGDVPDVGIMASDLPGLKKVDTEALGLSGVPVTTDAMPSTNFHSSVAFMFRKFKILRPAPLPAAVVPSMPTSAPAPAQPVPTPTSGPIGLQILAQQPLSLTCFSLALPSPPAAAVASSASAPAPAPAPGPAPASTSAAEDSPEQHFTGLHTSLCDAISGSVAHSPPEKLREWLETAGPWGQAAWQDCQGVQGLLAKLLSQLQCFDRTHRCPFPHVVRAGAIFVPIHLVKERLFPRLPPASVDHVLQEHRVELRPTTLSEERALRELALPGCTSRMLKLLALRQLPDIYPDLLGLQWRDCVRRQLGDFDTEAGAVSPSEPTVARYEPEKLALARKSPAPKVRKPGRKPPSPGPEKAEAAAGKESCGASATPAASTSPPGRTLKARFRSLLETTWLNGLALPTWGHKASRPDRPSPHPQLLDSQNPHL; this is encoded by the exons ATGGCAGAGAAGCGACCACTGGGAACTCTGGGGCCTGTGATATATGGCAAGCTGCCCCGCTTAGAGACAGACTTGGTGCCCGAGCACAGCCTGCCCCCCTCTGATGGCAGCCAGGTCCCCTGCAGCTACAAGGGGTCCTACTTCTCCTGCTCCATGGGGGGTGCTCCCAAGGCTGAGTCTGAACAGCTGGCATCCTGGACCCCTTACCCACCCTTGTACTCTACGGGGATGGCAGGACCCCCACTCCGGGCGGACAACCTGCTGACCAGCTGCCTGTTCTACCATTCACCAGCAGAAGGCGCTGAGAAGATGCGGGACTCCAGCTCTGCTGAGCTCCTGCCCTTCAGTCCCCAGGCCCACTCCTACCCAGGCCCGCCGCTGGCAGTGCCCAAACCTGTCTACCGCAACCCTCTGTGCTATGGGCTCTCCACCTGCCTGGGGGAAGGAGCGGTGAAGAGGCCACTGGATGTTGACTGGACTCTGGTGACTGGGCCCCTGGTACCCTCGGCTGACCCACCCTGCTCTCTGGCCCCAGCTCCTAGCAAGGGCCAGACCCTGGATGGCACCTTCTTGCGGGGGGTGCCAGCTGGGGGATCCAGCAAAGACTCCTCAGGGAGCTTCTCTCCCTGCCAGCCCTTCCTGGAGAAGTATCAGGCCATCCACAGCACGGGCTTCCTGGCCTCCAGGTACACAGGTCCTTACCCTAGGAACTCCAAGCAAGCAGTGTCCGAGGGGCCCTCCAATCCTTGGACCCAGCTGGCCAAACCCCTGGGGCCACCCTGTCAGGATACTGGGCCCACCCACTACCTACCACCCCACCCTCCACAGGCCCCGccttgccctccagcctgtcaccacccagagaagcagggcagcTACAGCCCAGcactcccactgcagcctctggggGGCCACAAAGGGACCGGGTACCAGGCTGGTGGGCTGGGTGGCCCCTACTTGAGGCAGCAGGCAGCCCAGGCACCGTACATTCCCCCGGTGGCGCTGGACACTTATCCCTACCCCTCTGCCCCCCACCCAGCACCCTCACCAGGCCTCAAGCTGGAGCTGCCTCTTGCTCCACGGTGCCCACTGGACTTTGCCCCCCAAACACTGGGTTTTCCTTATGCCCGGGATGATCTCTCTCTCTATGGAGCATCCCCTGGGCTTGGAGGGACGCCACCTTCCCAGAACAATGTGCAGGCTCTGCCACAGCCTGGTGCCTTCCAGAGGGCATGCCAGCCTTCCCCAGCCAGCCAGCCCTGCTCGGAACCTGTGAGGCCTGCACAGGAAGTAGAAGAGAAGACCTGGCTGCCCAGCTGCAGGAAAGAGCAGCTCCAGGCTCAGCTCAGTGAGCACTCTGGGCCGCCCATCGTCATCAGAGACAGTCCAGTTCCTCATACCCCGCCAGCACTGCCCCCCTGTGCCCGGGAGTGCCAGTCTCTTCCACAGAAGGATGGTACGAGGCCACCCAGCTCTCCACCAATGCCTGTTATTGACAACGTCTTCAGCCTGGCCCCCTACCGTGACTATCTGGATGCACCTGAGGCCATAGCTGAGCCTGACCCTGCCACAGACGAGCCTGACTCAGCCCTAGCCACCGATGAAAGCCAGGACAAAGGCTGCAGGGGGTCCCTGCCCGCCCAGGAGGACCCCTCAGGGAGTAAGCCCTTAAGGGGCTTTCTTAAGGAGGACGTAGCCCTGGACTTGAGTATGAGGAGGCCCACAACAGAGGCCTCCCCTGTCAAGGCTCCCAGTCCTGTGGAGCATGCCAAGCTCACTGCAGCTGGGGACGTGCCAGATGTGGGCATCATGGCATCAGATCTGCCAGGCCTGAAAAAGGTAGACACAGAAGCACTAGGCTTGTCTGGGGTGCCAGTGACCACAGATGCCATGCCAAGCACCAACTTCCACAGCTCTGTGGCCTTCATGTTCCGGAAGTTCAAGATCCTCCGTCCGGCACCTTTGCCTGCAGCTGTGGTCCCGTCCatgcccacctcagctcctgctCCTGCACAGCCTGTGCCCACCCCCACATCTGGGCCCATTGGACTGCAGATTCTCGCTCAGCAGCCCTTGTCCCTGACCTGCTTCAGCCTGGCACTGCCCAGCCCTCCAGCCGCAGCTGTGgcctcctctgcctctgcccctgcccctgcccctgctccaggccctgctccGGCATCTACTTCCGCAGCAGAGGACTCCCCGGAGCAGCACTTTACAGGACTACACACATCGCTGTGTGATGCTATTTCAGGCTCAGTGGCCCACTCTCCTCCAGAGAAGCTTCGAGAGTGGCTAGAGACGGCTGGGCCCTGGGGCCAGGCTGCGTGGCAGGACTGCCAGGGTGTGCAGGGGCTGCTGGCTAAGCTGCTTTCCCAGCTGCAGTGTTTCGATCGCACCCACCGGTGCCCCTTCCCCCACGTGGTGCGAGCTGGCGCCATCTTCGTGCCCATCCACCTGGTGAAGGAGCGGCTCTTCCCTCGGCTGCCACCTGCTTCTGTGGACCATGTGCTGCAGGAGCATCGTGTGGAGCTGCGGCCCACGACGCTGTCGGAGGAGCGGGCACTACGGGAGCTCGCCCTACCGGGCTGTACCTCACGCATGCTGAAGCTGCTGGCACTGCGCCAACTGCCCGACATTTACCCTGACCTTCTCGGCCTGCAGTGGCGTGACTGTGTACGCCGCCAGCTGG GTGACTTTGACACTGAGGCTGGAGCTGTGTCCCCCTCAGAGCCCACTGTGGCCAGATATGAGCCAGAGAAACTTGCCCTGGCTCGGAAGTCACCGGCCCCCAAGGTCAGGAAGCCAGGGAGGAAGCCACCAAGCCCTGGCCCAGAGAAAGCAGAGGCAGCTGCTGGGAAAGAGTCCTGTGGTGCCTCCGCTACCCCTGCTGCCAGCACCAGCCCACCTGGCCGCACGCTGAAGGCCCGCTTCCGCAGTCTGCTGGAGACCACCTGGCTCAATGGGCTGGCCCTGCCTACCTGGGGCCACAAGGCCTCAAGACCAGACCGGCCTTCGCCCCACCCACAGCTGCTGGACAGCCAGAACCCTCACCTGTAG
- the C8H15orf39 gene encoding uncharacterized protein C15orf39 homolog isoform X1 → MATCLPLSHCAHLFPVVGQPRNFEEPDFFRSGQKLSSRGPGGLEAFTVMAEKRPLGTLGPVIYGKLPRLETDLVPEHSLPPSDGSQVPCSYKGSYFSCSMGGAPKAESEQLASWTPYPPLYSTGMAGPPLRADNLLTSCLFYHSPAEGAEKMRDSSSAELLPFSPQAHSYPGPPLAVPKPVYRNPLCYGLSTCLGEGAVKRPLDVDWTLVTGPLVPSADPPCSLAPAPSKGQTLDGTFLRGVPAGGSSKDSSGSFSPCQPFLEKYQAIHSTGFLASRYTGPYPRNSKQAVSEGPSNPWTQLAKPLGPPCQDTGPTHYLPPHPPQAPPCPPACHHPEKQGSYSPALPLQPLGGHKGTGYQAGGLGGPYLRQQAAQAPYIPPVALDTYPYPSAPHPAPSPGLKLELPLAPRCPLDFAPQTLGFPYARDDLSLYGASPGLGGTPPSQNNVQALPQPGAFQRACQPSPASQPCSEPVRPAQEVEEKTWLPSCRKEQLQAQLSEHSGPPIVIRDSPVPHTPPALPPCARECQSLPQKDGTRPPSSPPMPVIDNVFSLAPYRDYLDAPEAIAEPDPATDEPDSALATDESQDKGCRGSLPAQEDPSGSKPLRGFLKEDVALDLSMRRPTTEASPVKAPSPVEHAKLTAAGDVPDVGIMASDLPGLKKVDTEALGLSGVPVTTDAMPSTNFHSSVAFMFRKFKILRPAPLPAAVVPSMPTSAPAPAQPVPTPTSGPIGLQILAQQPLSLTCFSLALPSPPAAAVASSASAPAPAPAPGPAPASTSAAEDSPEQHFTGLHTSLCDAISGSVAHSPPEKLREWLETAGPWGQAAWQDCQGVQGLLAKLLSQLQCFDRTHRCPFPHVVRAGAIFVPIHLVKERLFPRLPPASVDHVLQEHRVELRPTTLSEERALRELALPGCTSRMLKLLALRQLPDIYPDLLGLQWRDCVRRQLGDFDTEAGAVSPSEPTVARYEPEKLALARKSPAPKVRKPGRKPPSPGPEKAEAAAGKESCGASATPAASTSPPGRTLKARFRSLLETTWLNGLALPTWGHKASRPDRPSPHPQLLDSQNPHL, encoded by the exons ATGGCCAcctgccttcctctctcccaCTGCGCACACCTGTTCCCAGTCGTCGGGCAGCCCAGGAACTTCGAGGAACCAGATTTCTTCAGATCAG GTCAGAAGTTGAGTAGCAGGGGCCCAGGAGGGCTCGAAGCCTTCACAGTGATGGCAGAGAAGCGACCACTGGGAACTCTGGGGCCTGTGATATATGGCAAGCTGCCCCGCTTAGAGACAGACTTGGTGCCCGAGCACAGCCTGCCCCCCTCTGATGGCAGCCAGGTCCCCTGCAGCTACAAGGGGTCCTACTTCTCCTGCTCCATGGGGGGTGCTCCCAAGGCTGAGTCTGAACAGCTGGCATCCTGGACCCCTTACCCACCCTTGTACTCTACGGGGATGGCAGGACCCCCACTCCGGGCGGACAACCTGCTGACCAGCTGCCTGTTCTACCATTCACCAGCAGAAGGCGCTGAGAAGATGCGGGACTCCAGCTCTGCTGAGCTCCTGCCCTTCAGTCCCCAGGCCCACTCCTACCCAGGCCCGCCGCTGGCAGTGCCCAAACCTGTCTACCGCAACCCTCTGTGCTATGGGCTCTCCACCTGCCTGGGGGAAGGAGCGGTGAAGAGGCCACTGGATGTTGACTGGACTCTGGTGACTGGGCCCCTGGTACCCTCGGCTGACCCACCCTGCTCTCTGGCCCCAGCTCCTAGCAAGGGCCAGACCCTGGATGGCACCTTCTTGCGGGGGGTGCCAGCTGGGGGATCCAGCAAAGACTCCTCAGGGAGCTTCTCTCCCTGCCAGCCCTTCCTGGAGAAGTATCAGGCCATCCACAGCACGGGCTTCCTGGCCTCCAGGTACACAGGTCCTTACCCTAGGAACTCCAAGCAAGCAGTGTCCGAGGGGCCCTCCAATCCTTGGACCCAGCTGGCCAAACCCCTGGGGCCACCCTGTCAGGATACTGGGCCCACCCACTACCTACCACCCCACCCTCCACAGGCCCCGccttgccctccagcctgtcaccacccagagaagcagggcagcTACAGCCCAGcactcccactgcagcctctggggGGCCACAAAGGGACCGGGTACCAGGCTGGTGGGCTGGGTGGCCCCTACTTGAGGCAGCAGGCAGCCCAGGCACCGTACATTCCCCCGGTGGCGCTGGACACTTATCCCTACCCCTCTGCCCCCCACCCAGCACCCTCACCAGGCCTCAAGCTGGAGCTGCCTCTTGCTCCACGGTGCCCACTGGACTTTGCCCCCCAAACACTGGGTTTTCCTTATGCCCGGGATGATCTCTCTCTCTATGGAGCATCCCCTGGGCTTGGAGGGACGCCACCTTCCCAGAACAATGTGCAGGCTCTGCCACAGCCTGGTGCCTTCCAGAGGGCATGCCAGCCTTCCCCAGCCAGCCAGCCCTGCTCGGAACCTGTGAGGCCTGCACAGGAAGTAGAAGAGAAGACCTGGCTGCCCAGCTGCAGGAAAGAGCAGCTCCAGGCTCAGCTCAGTGAGCACTCTGGGCCGCCCATCGTCATCAGAGACAGTCCAGTTCCTCATACCCCGCCAGCACTGCCCCCCTGTGCCCGGGAGTGCCAGTCTCTTCCACAGAAGGATGGTACGAGGCCACCCAGCTCTCCACCAATGCCTGTTATTGACAACGTCTTCAGCCTGGCCCCCTACCGTGACTATCTGGATGCACCTGAGGCCATAGCTGAGCCTGACCCTGCCACAGACGAGCCTGACTCAGCCCTAGCCACCGATGAAAGCCAGGACAAAGGCTGCAGGGGGTCCCTGCCCGCCCAGGAGGACCCCTCAGGGAGTAAGCCCTTAAGGGGCTTTCTTAAGGAGGACGTAGCCCTGGACTTGAGTATGAGGAGGCCCACAACAGAGGCCTCCCCTGTCAAGGCTCCCAGTCCTGTGGAGCATGCCAAGCTCACTGCAGCTGGGGACGTGCCAGATGTGGGCATCATGGCATCAGATCTGCCAGGCCTGAAAAAGGTAGACACAGAAGCACTAGGCTTGTCTGGGGTGCCAGTGACCACAGATGCCATGCCAAGCACCAACTTCCACAGCTCTGTGGCCTTCATGTTCCGGAAGTTCAAGATCCTCCGTCCGGCACCTTTGCCTGCAGCTGTGGTCCCGTCCatgcccacctcagctcctgctCCTGCACAGCCTGTGCCCACCCCCACATCTGGGCCCATTGGACTGCAGATTCTCGCTCAGCAGCCCTTGTCCCTGACCTGCTTCAGCCTGGCACTGCCCAGCCCTCCAGCCGCAGCTGTGgcctcctctgcctctgcccctgcccctgcccctgctccaggccctgctccGGCATCTACTTCCGCAGCAGAGGACTCCCCGGAGCAGCACTTTACAGGACTACACACATCGCTGTGTGATGCTATTTCAGGCTCAGTGGCCCACTCTCCTCCAGAGAAGCTTCGAGAGTGGCTAGAGACGGCTGGGCCCTGGGGCCAGGCTGCGTGGCAGGACTGCCAGGGTGTGCAGGGGCTGCTGGCTAAGCTGCTTTCCCAGCTGCAGTGTTTCGATCGCACCCACCGGTGCCCCTTCCCCCACGTGGTGCGAGCTGGCGCCATCTTCGTGCCCATCCACCTGGTGAAGGAGCGGCTCTTCCCTCGGCTGCCACCTGCTTCTGTGGACCATGTGCTGCAGGAGCATCGTGTGGAGCTGCGGCCCACGACGCTGTCGGAGGAGCGGGCACTACGGGAGCTCGCCCTACCGGGCTGTACCTCACGCATGCTGAAGCTGCTGGCACTGCGCCAACTGCCCGACATTTACCCTGACCTTCTCGGCCTGCAGTGGCGTGACTGTGTACGCCGCCAGCTGG GTGACTTTGACACTGAGGCTGGAGCTGTGTCCCCCTCAGAGCCCACTGTGGCCAGATATGAGCCAGAGAAACTTGCCCTGGCTCGGAAGTCACCGGCCCCCAAGGTCAGGAAGCCAGGGAGGAAGCCACCAAGCCCTGGCCCAGAGAAAGCAGAGGCAGCTGCTGGGAAAGAGTCCTGTGGTGCCTCCGCTACCCCTGCTGCCAGCACCAGCCCACCTGGCCGCACGCTGAAGGCCCGCTTCCGCAGTCTGCTGGAGACCACCTGGCTCAATGGGCTGGCCCTGCCTACCTGGGGCCACAAGGCCTCAAGACCAGACCGGCCTTCGCCCCACCCACAGCTGCTGGACAGCCAGAACCCTCACCTGTAG